One Vespula pensylvanica isolate Volc-1 chromosome 1, ASM1446617v1, whole genome shotgun sequence genomic region harbors:
- the LOC122627041 gene encoding mediator of RNA polymerase II transcription subunit 17, translated as MAFSVNISVEAPIENQIQEITYDGQEIYQAPLTLSENLAKIAQKIDFSKTNGEDIKKEQSENGDKSEEDAKDPTSFQSSLWPWDSVRSKLRNALTEVCVLADVLAIAKEKHYLVLDPVPQETVEVKPMVQVYARKKALAGAASVLMMGAERLRNSQNELARNRNTPDFHIELLRLRQNWRLKKVSNSIIGDLSYRTAGSKYTQTGMFEVTKAEEEEKPNGSPPASPNSSSNTTGQSHGPSNSKASALRVTIPSELQGVAYIEVLCQKDQEDLCSANISLLNSSAHSSNADMHWQQKLEAAQNVLFCKELFSQLAREAVHLRAPIPHMVVGNQIMATVLPGIQLIIGLCHSTGNDKKPTAPPPHKTDHDHVLEHSLHQLLREVHHKNTHHPFPHPSSGPLGPSKRRCLAGPTAADRYELLEMSKSQTLLEQIIQQAQHFFMRLRTEYVLDTIAKEVKDPLIVSHWMALNSPTQSCVKINILTHGYDSLYRTSLIVHVGEKSLKCVCRDGRVMHMSYEPQELRDLIFCQIYQHQITAVQSLAKCMGWQLLGNSSHLGLGAVEPLGNASSCILASPIGDRMIAVRCEPQTGVQVAIAHSPRKDFFPGQLVRERKWENLGGSFKEVRWDKMEGKNFLNKMELLMASLTSSS; from the exons TCCTCTTACATTATCCGAAAATTTGGCAAAAATTGCCCAAAAGATAGATTTTAGTAAGACTAATGGAgaggatattaaaaaagaacaatctGAGAATGGTGATAAAAGCGAAGAGGACGCAAAAGATCCAACATCTTTTCAATCTTCGTTATGGCCATGGGACAGTGTTAGAAGCAAATTAag GAATGCGTTAACAGAAGTATGTGTATTAGCAGATGTTCTTGCaatagcaaaagaaaaacattatttagTTTTGGATCCTGTACCTCAAGAAACAGTTGAAGTAAAACCCATGGTTCAAGTATATGCTAGAAAAAAAGCATTAGCAGGAGCTGCTTCGGTTCTTATGATGGGAGCAGAAAGATTACGAAATAGTCAAAATGAATTAGCTAGGAACCGTAATACACCAGATTTTCACATTGAATTGTTAAGATTAAGACAAAATTGGCGTTTGAAGAAAGTATCCAATTCTATAATTGGAGATCTTAGTTATAGGACAG CTGGCTCTAAATATACTCAGACTGGCATGTTTGAAGTAACAAAAgcagaagaggaagaaaaaccAAATGGTAGTCCTCCTGCTTCACCTAATTCTAGTAGTAACACAACAGGGCAATCTCATGGACCATCCAATTCAAAAGCATCTGCATTGCGTGTTACTATACCTAGTGAATTACAAGGAGTAGCTTATATTGAAGTACTATGTCAAAAAg atcaggAGGATTTGTGTAGTGCTAACATTAGTTTACTTAACAGTAGTGCGCATAGTTCTAATGCAGATATGCATTGGCAACAGAAATTAGAGGCAGCACAAAACGTTTTATTCTGTAAAGAACTGTTTAGTCAATTGGCAAGAGAGGCAGTACATTTACGTGCGCCAATTCCACATATGGTTGTTGGGAATCAAATTATGGCTACA GTGCTTCCAGGAATTCAACTGATTATAGGTTTGTGTCATAGTACTGGGAATGACAAAAAACCAACTGCACCTCCACCTCACAAAACTGATCATGATCATGTGTTAGAACATTCCTTGCATCAATTGCTACGTGAGGTACATCATAAAAATACTCATCATCCGTTTCCTCACCCTTCATCTGGTCCTCTTGGACCTAGCAAACGTCGATGTTTGGCTGGTCCAACAGCAGCAGATAGATATGAACTTTTAGAAATGTCAAAGAGTCAAACGTTATTGGAACAAATCATTCAACAAGCTCAACACTTTTTCATGAGATTACGTACTGAATATGTTCTGGATACAATAGCAAAAGAAGTTAAGGATCCTTTAATCGTATCTCACTGGATGGCATTAAATTCCCCTACACAGTCATGtgtcaaaattaatatattaacacaCGGATACGATAGTTTATATCGTACTTCATTGATTGTTCATGTAGGAGAAAAATCACTTAAATGTGTCTGTAGAGATGGCAGAGTAATGCATATGAGTTATGAACCTCAGGAATTaagagatttaattttttgtcag atatatcaACATCAAATAACGGCAGTACAATCTTTGGCAAAATGCATGGGCTGGCAACTCTTAGGAAATAGTTCACATCTTGGTTTAGGTGCGGTTGAGCCCCTAGGAAATGCAAGTAGTTGTATTTTAGCTTCACCAATCGGTGACag AATGATCGCTGTAAGATGTGAACCCCAAACAGGAGTACAAGTGGCTATTGCACATTCTCCtagaaaagatttctttccAGGTCAATTAGTACGAGAAAGGAAATGGGAAAATTTAGGCGGTTCTTTTAAAGAAGTTAGATGGGATAAgatggaaggaaaaaattttttgaataagaTGGAATTGCTCATGGCTTCCTTAACAAGTAGTTCATAG
- the LOC122627061 gene encoding gamma-secretase subunit Aph-1, whose product MTVMDFFGCASLAFGPPLAMFAFTIANDPIKIIILIASAFFWLISLLLSSVLWYTIPFQNHLMFGLLYSVLLQEAFRYLLYWVLRKAEKGLEKVTTTEVVNGRHVFAYVCGLGFGFMSGAFALVNVLADAVGPGTMGLKHGTEYFFIISASTTLCFILLHTFWGIIFFAALDKRNWGQIIWVIGSHLSVSFMTLLNIEQLFAISLSFGYTILIINAILAFKVAGGKIVNITQCFIRN is encoded by the exons ATGACGGTTATGGATTTTTTCGGTTGTGCTTCCTTGGCTTTTGGGCCTCCATTAGCCATGTTCGCATTTACTATAGCTAATGatccaataaaaattattatactaattGCCAGTGCTTTTTTCTGgcttatttctttacttttatcatcCGTGCTTTGGTATACTATTCCAtttcaaaatcatttaatGTTTGGATTACTATATTCCGTATTACTCCAAGAAGCTTTcag gtATCTTTTATACTGGGTATTACGAAAAGCTGAAAAAGGTTTAGAAAAAGTAACTACAACTGAAGTAGTTAACGGCAGACATGTATTTGCATATGTTTGTGGCCTAGGCTTCGGTTTCATGAGTGGAGCTTTTGCTCTGGTCAATGTGTTAGCAGACGCAGTTGGTCCTGGAACCATGGGTCTCAAACACGGTACAGAATACTTCTTCATCATATCAGCATCCACCACATTATGCTTCATTTTACTGCATACATTCTGgggtattatattttttgctgCTCTTGATAAACGGAACTGGGGACAAATTATATGGGTCATAGGATCACATTTGTCCGTCTCCTTCATGACCCTATTAAACATAGAACAGTTATTTGCGATCAGTCTCTCTTTTGGTTAcactattttaattattaatgcgaTTCTTGCCTTTAAGGTCGCTGGTGGGAAAATAGTGAATATAACTCAgtgttttataagaaattaa